The Coffea eugenioides isolate CCC68of chromosome 8, Ceug_1.0, whole genome shotgun sequence genome has a segment encoding these proteins:
- the LOC113781322 gene encoding indole-3-pyruvate monooxygenase YUCCA6: protein MDYLREIEGKRLHDRNPNEKMMMKSSRCVCVSGPIIVGAGPSGLAAAACLKVKGVRSVVLERSHCIASLWQLKTYDRLRLHLPKQFCELPLMPFPEGFPTYPTKQQFIQYLEAYARKFDINPSFNQSVVSAEYDQVLGLWRVRTVGLKKEETEYVCPGLIVATGENAEPVVPDIEGMKDFGGDILHTSLYKKGGDFGGKRVLVVGCGNSGMEVCLDLCNHNASPTLVVRDTVHVLPREMLGKSTFGLSMWLLKWLPMRLVDGFLLIVSRLLLGDTARYGLHRPQMGPLQLKNLSGKTPVLDVGTLAKIKAGDIKVSPGIQRLRPLSAEFVNGKTEKFDAIILATGYKSNVPSWLKEKEMFSVKDGLPKRPFPNGWKGESGLYAVGFTKRGLLGASMDAKSIADDIEMCWKAESKHFSYFARPSSLQS, encoded by the exons ATGGACTACTTGAGggaaattgaaggaaaaaggCTACACGATCGCAACCCGAATGAAAAGATGATGATGAAATCTTCCAGGTGTGTTTGTGTTTCTGGACCGATCATCGTCGGTGCCGGACCATCAGGACTAGCAGCAGCAGCTTGCCTGAAAGTAAAAGGTGTCCGAAGTGTTGTTTTAGAGAGATCTCATTGCATAGCTTCTTTGTGGCAGCTCAAGACTTATGATCGCCTTAGACTTCACCTACCAAAGCAATTTTGCGAGCTTCCCTTGATGCCTTTTCCAGAGGGCTTCCCAACTTATCCAACTAAACAGCAGTTTATTCAGTACCTGGAAGCTTATGCAAGAAAGTTTGACATTAATCCGAGTTTCAATCAATCTGTAGTGAGTGCTGAGTATGATCAAGTTCTCGGGCTATGGCGGGTAAGGACGGTGGGATTGAAGAAAGAGGAGACTGAGTACGTTTGCCCGGGGTTGATAGTGGCCACCGGAGAAAATGCCGAACCTGTAGTGCCAGATATTGAAGGGATGAAGGACTTCGGAGGGGATATATTGCACACAAGTTTGTATAAAAAGGGAGGTGATTTCGGAGGGAAAAGGGTTTTGGTTGTTGGCTGTGGAAATTCAGGAATGGAGGTTTGTTTGGATCTCTGCAATCATAATGCTAGTCCAACACTTGTAGTCAGAGATACA GTGCACGTCTTACCAAGGGAGATGCTAGGAAAATCAACTTTCGGGCTGTCCATGTGGTTGCTCAAGTGGCTGCCCATGCGTCTTGTGGATGGTTTCTTGTTGATTGTGTCGAGGCTCCTGCTCGGGGACACCGCAAGATATGGCCTTCATCGCCCGCAAATGGGGCCGCTTCAGCTAAAGAATTTGTCCGGAAAGACACCGGTGCTGGATGTTGGGACACTGGCCAAGATCAAGGCTGGAGACATCAAG GTAAGTCCTGGCATTCAAAGACTGAGGCCACTTTCAGCAGAATTTGTGAATGGAAAAACAGAGAAATTCGATGCAATCATCCTAGCAACTGGTTACAAAAGCAATGTGCCTTCTTGGCTAAAG GAAAAAGAGATGTTCTCAGTGAAGGATGGGCTACCAAAAAGACCGTTTCCAAATGGTTGGAAAGGTGAAAGTGGGCTATATGCCGTGGGGTTCACCAAACGTGGCTTGCTTGGTGCGTCAATGGACGCTAAGAGCATTGCAGATGACATTGAAATGTGTTGGAAAGCAGAATCAAAACATTTCTCCTACTTTGCTCGTCCTTCTTCATTGCAATCATAG